One genomic window of Bacteroidota bacterium includes the following:
- a CDS encoding zinc metallopeptidase, whose product MSFYIILLIIVMVPSWIVSSRFKSKIKKYSKLELYKGLSGREIANQMLADHGIYDVQIKVAAGILSDHYNPQTKTISLSKQVYNGRSVASAAIAAHECGHAVQHATSYSFLRFRSALVPIVSFSSRIITWVILAGILVVNTFPQLMLAGIVLFALSTLFSFITLPVEFDASSRARLWLQTANITTNNEQIAVKDGLKWAAMTYVVAAIGSLATLVYYLMIFLGNRD is encoded by the coding sequence ATGAGTTTCTACATAATACTGTTGATAATAGTCATGGTTCCAAGTTGGATCGTTAGTTCAAGATTCAAGTCTAAGATAAAGAAATACAGTAAATTAGAGCTGTATAAAGGTTTGAGTGGTAGAGAAATAGCTAATCAAATGTTGGCTGATCACGGAATTTATGATGTGCAAATAAAAGTGGCTGCAGGTATATTGTCTGATCACTATAATCCACAAACAAAAACAATTAGCCTGAGTAAACAAGTTTATAATGGGAGAAGTGTTGCATCTGCTGCTATTGCTGCTCATGAATGTGGACATGCTGTACAACATGCAACTTCCTATAGTTTTCTGCGGTTTCGATCAGCTTTAGTTCCCATTGTTAGTTTCAGCTCAAGAATAATTACATGGGTCATTTTGGCAGGGATCCTTGTTGTTAACACTTTTCCTCAATTGATGCTGGCAGGTATTGTTTTATTTGCATTGTCAACTTTATTTAGCTTTATAACTCTTCCAGTTGAATTTGATGCAAGCAGTCGAGCACGTTTATGGCTTCAAACGGCTAATATAACAACGAACAATGAACAAATAGCTGTGAAAGATGGACTGAAGTGGGCTGCTATGACTTATGTGGTTGCTGCTATTGGTTCTCTTGCAACTCTTGTGTATTATCTTATGATATTTTTAGGTAACAGAGATTAA
- a CDS encoding DUF4296 domain-containing protein: MSKLNNYLLIFSLLFIISCGGKKNEKIPDDVIPEKDMVGILIDIHLAEAGVSFSRLERDSFDYYLSNYYFDIFRKHHITKDEFDFSMNFYLDNPNILQAVYEIVNDSLNSLQLIQPE; the protein is encoded by the coding sequence ATGAGTAAATTAAATAATTACCTGTTGATTTTTTCATTACTATTCATAATTTCCTGTGGAGGCAAAAAGAATGAAAAAATTCCGGATGATGTAATTCCTGAAAAAGATATGGTTGGAATTTTAATTGATATTCATTTGGCTGAAGCTGGAGTTTCTTTTTCACGACTTGAAAGAGATTCATTTGATTATTATCTGAGTAATTATTATTTCGATATTTTCAGAAAACATCATATTACAAAAGACGAATTTGACTTTAGTATGAATTTCTATTTGGATAATCCCAATATTCTTCAAGCAGTTTATGAAATCGTGAATGATAGTTTAAATAGCTTGCAACTGATCCAGCCTGAATAA
- a CDS encoding YggS family pyridoxal phosphate-dependent enzyme translates to MINQDNLLNIKSELGEAVKLIAVSKRQPDEKVASILELGHNILGENYVQALCDRYEKFKEHPIEWHMIGHLQSNKVKYIAPFIDLIHAVDSFSLLQTIHKEGLKNNRVINCLLQVHIAEEDSKFGFDESEIEELLGNPLIADFTHARIIGLMGMATFTPDENQVRDEFNYLKAVFEKLKAQFFTGQAEFKELSMGMSDDYKIAIEEGSTMVRIGTSIFGERISNSY, encoded by the coding sequence ATGATTAATCAGGATAATTTATTGAATATTAAATCAGAATTAGGCGAAGCCGTAAAACTAATTGCTGTTTCGAAACGTCAACCTGATGAAAAAGTGGCATCCATACTTGAACTTGGCCATAATATATTAGGTGAAAACTATGTGCAAGCACTTTGTGACCGATACGAAAAGTTTAAAGAACACCCAATTGAATGGCATATGATTGGTCATTTGCAAAGCAATAAAGTAAAGTATATTGCCCCTTTTATCGATTTAATACATGCTGTTGACAGTTTCAGTTTATTGCAAACTATCCATAAAGAAGGATTGAAAAATAATAGAGTTATCAATTGTTTATTGCAGGTTCATATTGCCGAAGAGGATAGTAAATTTGGTTTTGATGAAAGTGAAATTGAAGAGCTCTTGGGAAACCCATTAATTGCTGATTTTACCCATGCACGCATTATTGGCTTAATGGGCATGGCTACTTTTACGCCTGATGAAAATCAGGTTAGAGATGAGTTCAATTACTTAAAAGCTGTTTTTGAAAAGTTAAAAGCTCAATTCTTTACAGGGCAAGCTGAATTTAAAGAATTGTCAATGGGCATGTCTGACGATTATAAAATTGCCATCGAAGAAGGCAGCACCATGGTGCGAATTGGAACTTCCATATTTGGAGAAAGAATTTCAAATTCCTATTAA